A window from Festucalex cinctus isolate MCC-2025b chromosome 4, RoL_Fcin_1.0, whole genome shotgun sequence encodes these proteins:
- the LOC144018106 gene encoding uncharacterized protein LOC144018106 isoform X4: protein MCARKTTDYKEELCGTEEDVKPQLNQLVTLYVNEEHFRPERRESDCPRIKQEEEDPQPPRIKEEDQQEDDVTTFPLTGVCVKSEDDAGLVAPLSDGDDGSSHSSDYDDDDDQPTKGDVTPHDDSRRAKCSQCDKTFFDKSTLKRHASIHSGEKPFACSVCGKRFAMKDGLTKHTIIHTGMKPYACSVCGRTFARKSHANSHIKTHTGEKPFACSVCDKSFSRKTHLKIHTRTHTGEKPFVCSVCGKTFSTKAYLKGHRKIHAREKPHACLVCGLKFSVKKKLAMHTRIHPGEKPFVCSFCGRAYYTKEALQIHTRSHTREKTFVCSVCDKQFVYQSGLKKHVKTHTGEKPFLCSVCGKTWYTNKDLIMHSRIHTGEKPFVCSVCGLTFTFKHSLVRHAKTHSGEKPFACSVCGKTFCTKKLLTNHTTRHTGEKPFACSICDKRFYFKSDLKKHTRIHTGEKAFACVVCGETFSVKATLTMHTRTHTG, encoded by the exons ATGTGTGCGAGAAAGACCACAGACTACAAGGAGGAACTTTGTGGAACAGAAGAGGACGTCAAGCCCCAATTGAACCAACTGGTCACGCTTT ATGTCAATGAAGAACATTTCCGTCCTGAGCGGCGAGAGTCAGACTGCCCACGAATtaaacaggaggaggaggacccgCAGCCTCCTCGCATTAAAGAAGAAGATCAGCaggaggatgacgtcaccacgTTTCCATTGACTGGTGTCTGTGTGAAGAGTGAAGATGACGCTGGCCTCGTAGCTCCACTTTCAGATGGTGACGACGGATCCTCACACTCTTCCgactatgatgatgatgatgatcaaccCACAAAAGGTGATGTGACGCCTCATGATGACAGCAGACGAgcgaaatgttctcagtgtgacaAAACTTTTTTCGACAAGTCAACCTTGAAAAGACATGCGAGTAtacacagtggagaaaaacctttcgcttgctcggtttgtggtaAACGGTTTGCTATGAAAGATGGTTTAACCAAGCACACAATAATACACACTGGAATGAAACCTtatgcttgctcagtttgtggtagaaCCTTTGCTAGAAAGTCACATGCAAACAGCCACATAAAaacgcacactggagaaaaaccgtttgcctgctcagtttgtgacaAAAGTTTCTCTAGAAAGACACATTTAAagatacacacaagaacacacactggtgagaaaccttttgtatGCTCCGTTTGTGGTAAAACGTTTTCGACAAAGGCCTATTTGAAAGGGCACAGAAAAATACACGCTCGGGAAAAACCTCATGCATGCTTAGTTTGTGGTCTAAAATTTTCTGTCAAGAAAAAATTGGCAATGCACACAAGAATACAccctggtgagaaaccttttgtctgctcGTTTTGCGGTCGTGCATATTATACAAAGGAAGCTTTACAAATTCACACAAGATCGCACACCAGGGAAAAAACATTTGTCTGCTCAGTTTGCGATAAACAGTTTGTTTACCaaagtggattaaaaaaacacgtaaaaacacacaccggggaaaaaccttttctttgctcagtttgtggtaaaacgtGGTATACAAATAAAGATTTAATCATGCACTCGAGAATtcacacaggagaaaaaccaTTTGTCTGCTCCGTGTGTGGTTTAACTTTTACTTTCAAGCATAGTTTAGTCCGGCACGCAAaaacacacagtggagaaaaaccttttgcctgttcgGTTTGTGGTAAAACATTCTGCACAAAGAAACTGTTAACAAATCACACAacaagacacactggggaaaaaccttttgcatGCTCCATTTGCGATAAACGCTTCTATTTCAAAAGTGATTTAAAGAAACACACAAGAATACACACTGGGGAGAAAGCTTTTGCCTGCGTAGTTTGTGGTGAAACGTTTTCCGTAAAGGCAACCTTAACAATgcacacaagaacgcacactggcTAA
- the LOC144018106 gene encoding uncharacterized protein LOC144018106 isoform X2 has product MCARKTTDYKEELCGTEEDVKPQLNQLVTLCGADGVPSSLCGETLHYRSLDVNEEHFRPERRESDCPRIKQEEEDPQPPRIKEEDQQEDDVTTFPLTGVCVKSEDDAGLVAPLSDGDDGSSHSSDYDDDDDQPTKGDVTPHDDSRRAKCSQCDKTFFDKSTLKRHASIHSGEKPFACSVCGKRFAMKDGLTKHTIIHTGMKPYACSVCGRTFARKSHANSHIKTHTGEKPFACSVCDKSFSRKTHLKIHTRTHTGEKPFVCSVCGKTFSTKAYLKGHRKIHAREKPHACLVCGLKFSVKKKLAMHTRIHPGEKPFVCSFCGRAYYTKEALQIHTRSHTREKTFVCSVCDKQFVYQSGLKKHVKTHTGEKPFLCSVCGKTWYTNKDLIMHSRIHTGEKPFVCSVCGLTFTFKHSLVRHAKTHSGEKPFACSVCGKTFCTKKLLTNHTTRHTGEKPFACSICDKRFYFKSDLKKHTRIHTGEKAFACVVCGETFSVKATLTMHTRTHTG; this is encoded by the exons ATGTGTGCGAGAAAGACCACAGACTACAAGGAGGAACTTTGTGGAACAGAAGAGGACGTCAAGCCCCAATTGAACCAACTGGTCACGCTTT GTGGAGCTGATGGTGTCCCCTCATCATTATGTGGTGAAACTCTCCATTACAGAAGTTTGG ATGTCAATGAAGAACATTTCCGTCCTGAGCGGCGAGAGTCAGACTGCCCACGAATtaaacaggaggaggaggacccgCAGCCTCCTCGCATTAAAGAAGAAGATCAGCaggaggatgacgtcaccacgTTTCCATTGACTGGTGTCTGTGTGAAGAGTGAAGATGACGCTGGCCTCGTAGCTCCACTTTCAGATGGTGACGACGGATCCTCACACTCTTCCgactatgatgatgatgatgatcaaccCACAAAAGGTGATGTGACGCCTCATGATGACAGCAGACGAgcgaaatgttctcagtgtgacaAAACTTTTTTCGACAAGTCAACCTTGAAAAGACATGCGAGTAtacacagtggagaaaaacctttcgcttgctcggtttgtggtaAACGGTTTGCTATGAAAGATGGTTTAACCAAGCACACAATAATACACACTGGAATGAAACCTtatgcttgctcagtttgtggtagaaCCTTTGCTAGAAAGTCACATGCAAACAGCCACATAAAaacgcacactggagaaaaaccgtttgcctgctcagtttgtgacaAAAGTTTCTCTAGAAAGACACATTTAAagatacacacaagaacacacactggtgagaaaccttttgtatGCTCCGTTTGTGGTAAAACGTTTTCGACAAAGGCCTATTTGAAAGGGCACAGAAAAATACACGCTCGGGAAAAACCTCATGCATGCTTAGTTTGTGGTCTAAAATTTTCTGTCAAGAAAAAATTGGCAATGCACACAAGAATACAccctggtgagaaaccttttgtctgctcGTTTTGCGGTCGTGCATATTATACAAAGGAAGCTTTACAAATTCACACAAGATCGCACACCAGGGAAAAAACATTTGTCTGCTCAGTTTGCGATAAACAGTTTGTTTACCaaagtggattaaaaaaacacgtaaaaacacacaccggggaaaaaccttttctttgctcagtttgtggtaaaacgtGGTATACAAATAAAGATTTAATCATGCACTCGAGAATtcacacaggagaaaaaccaTTTGTCTGCTCCGTGTGTGGTTTAACTTTTACTTTCAAGCATAGTTTAGTCCGGCACGCAAaaacacacagtggagaaaaaccttttgcctgttcgGTTTGTGGTAAAACATTCTGCACAAAGAAACTGTTAACAAATCACACAacaagacacactggggaaaaaccttttgcatGCTCCATTTGCGATAAACGCTTCTATTTCAAAAGTGATTTAAAGAAACACACAAGAATACACACTGGGGAGAAAGCTTTTGCCTGCGTAGTTTGTGGTGAAACGTTTTCCGTAAAGGCAACCTTAACAATgcacacaagaacgcacactggcTAA
- the LOC144018106 gene encoding uncharacterized protein LOC144018106 isoform X1, translating into MCARKTTDYKEELCGTEEDVKPQLNQLVTLCKLEPRVALHRAGGADGVPSSLCGETLHYRSLDVNEEHFRPERRESDCPRIKQEEEDPQPPRIKEEDQQEDDVTTFPLTGVCVKSEDDAGLVAPLSDGDDGSSHSSDYDDDDDQPTKGDVTPHDDSRRAKCSQCDKTFFDKSTLKRHASIHSGEKPFACSVCGKRFAMKDGLTKHTIIHTGMKPYACSVCGRTFARKSHANSHIKTHTGEKPFACSVCDKSFSRKTHLKIHTRTHTGEKPFVCSVCGKTFSTKAYLKGHRKIHAREKPHACLVCGLKFSVKKKLAMHTRIHPGEKPFVCSFCGRAYYTKEALQIHTRSHTREKTFVCSVCDKQFVYQSGLKKHVKTHTGEKPFLCSVCGKTWYTNKDLIMHSRIHTGEKPFVCSVCGLTFTFKHSLVRHAKTHSGEKPFACSVCGKTFCTKKLLTNHTTRHTGEKPFACSICDKRFYFKSDLKKHTRIHTGEKAFACVVCGETFSVKATLTMHTRTHTG; encoded by the exons ATGTGTGCGAGAAAGACCACAGACTACAAGGAGGAACTTTGTGGAACAGAAGAGGACGTCAAGCCCCAATTGAACCAACTGGTCACGCTTTGTAAGTTGGAACCTCGAGTTGCCTTGCACAGAGCAG GTGGAGCTGATGGTGTCCCCTCATCATTATGTGGTGAAACTCTCCATTACAGAAGTTTGG ATGTCAATGAAGAACATTTCCGTCCTGAGCGGCGAGAGTCAGACTGCCCACGAATtaaacaggaggaggaggacccgCAGCCTCCTCGCATTAAAGAAGAAGATCAGCaggaggatgacgtcaccacgTTTCCATTGACTGGTGTCTGTGTGAAGAGTGAAGATGACGCTGGCCTCGTAGCTCCACTTTCAGATGGTGACGACGGATCCTCACACTCTTCCgactatgatgatgatgatgatcaaccCACAAAAGGTGATGTGACGCCTCATGATGACAGCAGACGAgcgaaatgttctcagtgtgacaAAACTTTTTTCGACAAGTCAACCTTGAAAAGACATGCGAGTAtacacagtggagaaaaacctttcgcttgctcggtttgtggtaAACGGTTTGCTATGAAAGATGGTTTAACCAAGCACACAATAATACACACTGGAATGAAACCTtatgcttgctcagtttgtggtagaaCCTTTGCTAGAAAGTCACATGCAAACAGCCACATAAAaacgcacactggagaaaaaccgtttgcctgctcagtttgtgacaAAAGTTTCTCTAGAAAGACACATTTAAagatacacacaagaacacacactggtgagaaaccttttgtatGCTCCGTTTGTGGTAAAACGTTTTCGACAAAGGCCTATTTGAAAGGGCACAGAAAAATACACGCTCGGGAAAAACCTCATGCATGCTTAGTTTGTGGTCTAAAATTTTCTGTCAAGAAAAAATTGGCAATGCACACAAGAATACAccctggtgagaaaccttttgtctgctcGTTTTGCGGTCGTGCATATTATACAAAGGAAGCTTTACAAATTCACACAAGATCGCACACCAGGGAAAAAACATTTGTCTGCTCAGTTTGCGATAAACAGTTTGTTTACCaaagtggattaaaaaaacacgtaaaaacacacaccggggaaaaaccttttctttgctcagtttgtggtaaaacgtGGTATACAAATAAAGATTTAATCATGCACTCGAGAATtcacacaggagaaaaaccaTTTGTCTGCTCCGTGTGTGGTTTAACTTTTACTTTCAAGCATAGTTTAGTCCGGCACGCAAaaacacacagtggagaaaaaccttttgcctgttcgGTTTGTGGTAAAACATTCTGCACAAAGAAACTGTTAACAAATCACACAacaagacacactggggaaaaaccttttgcatGCTCCATTTGCGATAAACGCTTCTATTTCAAAAGTGATTTAAAGAAACACACAAGAATACACACTGGGGAGAAAGCTTTTGCCTGCGTAGTTTGTGGTGAAACGTTTTCCGTAAAGGCAACCTTAACAATgcacacaagaacgcacactggcTAA
- the LOC144018106 gene encoding uncharacterized protein LOC144018106 isoform X3: MCARKTTDYKEELCGTEEDVKPQLNQLVTLCKLEPRVALHRADVNEEHFRPERRESDCPRIKQEEEDPQPPRIKEEDQQEDDVTTFPLTGVCVKSEDDAGLVAPLSDGDDGSSHSSDYDDDDDQPTKGDVTPHDDSRRAKCSQCDKTFFDKSTLKRHASIHSGEKPFACSVCGKRFAMKDGLTKHTIIHTGMKPYACSVCGRTFARKSHANSHIKTHTGEKPFACSVCDKSFSRKTHLKIHTRTHTGEKPFVCSVCGKTFSTKAYLKGHRKIHAREKPHACLVCGLKFSVKKKLAMHTRIHPGEKPFVCSFCGRAYYTKEALQIHTRSHTREKTFVCSVCDKQFVYQSGLKKHVKTHTGEKPFLCSVCGKTWYTNKDLIMHSRIHTGEKPFVCSVCGLTFTFKHSLVRHAKTHSGEKPFACSVCGKTFCTKKLLTNHTTRHTGEKPFACSICDKRFYFKSDLKKHTRIHTGEKAFACVVCGETFSVKATLTMHTRTHTG, from the exons ATGTGTGCGAGAAAGACCACAGACTACAAGGAGGAACTTTGTGGAACAGAAGAGGACGTCAAGCCCCAATTGAACCAACTGGTCACGCTTTGTAAGTTGGAACCTCGAGTTGCCTTGCACAGAGCAG ATGTCAATGAAGAACATTTCCGTCCTGAGCGGCGAGAGTCAGACTGCCCACGAATtaaacaggaggaggaggacccgCAGCCTCCTCGCATTAAAGAAGAAGATCAGCaggaggatgacgtcaccacgTTTCCATTGACTGGTGTCTGTGTGAAGAGTGAAGATGACGCTGGCCTCGTAGCTCCACTTTCAGATGGTGACGACGGATCCTCACACTCTTCCgactatgatgatgatgatgatcaaccCACAAAAGGTGATGTGACGCCTCATGATGACAGCAGACGAgcgaaatgttctcagtgtgacaAAACTTTTTTCGACAAGTCAACCTTGAAAAGACATGCGAGTAtacacagtggagaaaaacctttcgcttgctcggtttgtggtaAACGGTTTGCTATGAAAGATGGTTTAACCAAGCACACAATAATACACACTGGAATGAAACCTtatgcttgctcagtttgtggtagaaCCTTTGCTAGAAAGTCACATGCAAACAGCCACATAAAaacgcacactggagaaaaaccgtttgcctgctcagtttgtgacaAAAGTTTCTCTAGAAAGACACATTTAAagatacacacaagaacacacactggtgagaaaccttttgtatGCTCCGTTTGTGGTAAAACGTTTTCGACAAAGGCCTATTTGAAAGGGCACAGAAAAATACACGCTCGGGAAAAACCTCATGCATGCTTAGTTTGTGGTCTAAAATTTTCTGTCAAGAAAAAATTGGCAATGCACACAAGAATACAccctggtgagaaaccttttgtctgctcGTTTTGCGGTCGTGCATATTATACAAAGGAAGCTTTACAAATTCACACAAGATCGCACACCAGGGAAAAAACATTTGTCTGCTCAGTTTGCGATAAACAGTTTGTTTACCaaagtggattaaaaaaacacgtaaaaacacacaccggggaaaaaccttttctttgctcagtttgtggtaaaacgtGGTATACAAATAAAGATTTAATCATGCACTCGAGAATtcacacaggagaaaaaccaTTTGTCTGCTCCGTGTGTGGTTTAACTTTTACTTTCAAGCATAGTTTAGTCCGGCACGCAAaaacacacagtggagaaaaaccttttgcctgttcgGTTTGTGGTAAAACATTCTGCACAAAGAAACTGTTAACAAATCACACAacaagacacactggggaaaaaccttttgcatGCTCCATTTGCGATAAACGCTTCTATTTCAAAAGTGATTTAAAGAAACACACAAGAATACACACTGGGGAGAAAGCTTTTGCCTGCGTAGTTTGTGGTGAAACGTTTTCCGTAAAGGCAACCTTAACAATgcacacaagaacgcacactggcTAA
- the LOC144018104 gene encoding uncharacterized protein LOC144018104, which yields MCARKTVEYKEEVCATEEDVKPQSGLLEVLRKSDPPVDLRRADLSEEDLGPEEQESPQIQGKETPHIKEEELDLFQDEEEEDLEPPHIKEEEQEDEITKFPLTVVSVKSDDDDDDDGGSQSDGLLAPLSGDDMTSHSSKCDDDDDDSDEADDWKSETTRHAGKRRVKCSRCDKTFADKLSLKKHRTTHAGEKRIVCSVCGKRFSRKTHLRMHIRTHTGEKPFVCSVCGKEFSRKDNLTTHTRTHTGEKPFACSVCDKTFASSIELRRHSRTHTGEKPYACSVCGKRFSGNGQLTRHTRTHTGEKPYSCSVCQKTFTNKNTLMVHTRTHTGIKPFLCSLCGKTFNTKEELNRHTRVHTREKPFACSVCGKTFTAKEALKRHAKRHSGEKPFACSVCDERFFAKVQLTTHVKKHTGERPFACSVCGKTFTVKQNLTTHARTHTGEKPFDCSVCGRTFAAKANLKLHTATHTGEKPFPCSVCGQTFSVKQSLIRHTRTHTGEKPFACSVCHKRFSIKSNLTSHAKTHTGEKRLPA from the exons ATGTGTGCAAGGAAGACAGTAGAGTACAAGGAGGAAGTTTGTGCAACAGAAGAGGACGTCAAACCACAAAGTGGCCTACTGGAAGTGCTTCGCAAGTCGGATCCTCCAGTTGACTTacgcagagcag ACCTCAGTGAAGAAGATCTCGGTCCTGAGGAGCAGGAGTCCCCACAAATTCAAGGGAAGGAGACACCCCACATTAAAGAAGAAGAGCTGGATCTCTTTCaggacgaagaggaggaggacctGGAACCTCCTCACATTAAAGAAGAAGAGCAGGAGGATGAAATCACCAAGTTTCCATTGACTGTTGTCAGTGTGaagagtgatgatgatgatgatgatgatggaggcTCGCAGTCAGACGGCCTCCTAGCTCCACTTTCAGGCGACGACATGACGTCGCACTCGTCCAAAtgtgacgacgatgatgacgattCTGACGAGGCCGATGACTGGAAAAGTGAGACGACGCGTCACGCTGGCAAGAGACGAGTGAAATGTTCTCGCTGTGACAAAACGTTTGCCGACAAGTTATCCCTGAAGAAGCACAGGACAACACACGCTGGAGAAAAACGTATCGTCTGCTCAGTTTGCGGGAAAAGATTCTCCAGAAAGACGCATTTAAGAATgcacataagaacacacactggggaaaaaccttttgtcTGTTCGGTATGCGGTAAAGAGTTTTCGAGGAAAGATAACCTAACGACACACaccagaacacacactggggaaaagccctttgcctgctcagtttgtgacaAAACATTTGCCAGTAGTATAGAATTGCGAAGGcactcaagaacacacactggagagaaaccttatgCCTGTTCCGTATGTGGTAAACGATTCAGTGGGAATGGACAATTAACaaggcacacaagaacacacactggagaaaaaccgtATTCCTGCTCAGTTTGTCAAAAAACATTCACGaataaaaatactttaatgGTACACACAAGGACACATACCGGAATCAAACCTTTTCTTTGCTCGCTTTGCGGTAAAACCTTTAATACAAAGGAAGAGTTAAATAGGCACACGAGAGTACACACGAGAGAAAAGCCGTTTGCCTGCTCGGTTTGTGGTAAAACCTTTACGGCAAAGGAAGCTTTAAAAAGGCACGCAAAAAGACactctggagaaaaacctttcgcCTGCTCCGTTTGTGATGAAAGATTCTTTGCCAAGGTACAGTTAACAACACATGTCAAAAAGCACACTGGTGAGAGACCTTTCGCCTGCTCAGTTTGCGGTAAAACGTTCACCGTAAAGCAAAACTTAACGACGCACGCGAGAACGCACACTGGCGAAAAGCCTTTTGACTGCTCGGTTTGCGGTCGAACGTTTGCCGCAAAGGCCAACTTAAAActgcacacggcaacgcacaccggtgagaaaccttttcccTGCTCGGTTTGCGGTCAAACGTTTTCTGTCAAGCAAAGTCTAATTCGGCACACgagaacgcacactggggaaaaaccttttgcctgctcagtttgccaTAAAAGATTCTCtataaagtcaaatttaacatctcatgcaaaaacacacactggtgaAAAACGGTTGCCTGCTTAG